The DNA sequence TTGCTGGATACAGTGTTACGCCGTGGCGGACCATCCCGCCGAGTGCAAAGCGCAAGGCGCGGATTACCTAGAATGCCTGGATAACCGCAAAGAGGTCCGTTTATTCCCTTTACATCTCTTTTGAATGCGCTAACCTTGTtttattctttctttctgcttTTGCCTCACACATTACATCTTCCCAACCTGACTGCTGCACAACCCTCGTGCTCAACGTCCAACACACTACCTTGTACCTTGTGCCTTTGCCTTTACTTTTACAACTGCCTTTCCACGCACCTCCGGATCCGGATAAACAAACCTTCCCGCACCATAATGATATCTCACCCGCTCGCCCAAACACAATCCAACGCAACGTGCACCGCCGGGATTGACAACTCTtacacccgcacccgcacgctttccaaaaccaccaccaccgcgtCCGCAACGGcgtcatatcatatcatatcatatcataacACTACCCACGTCCACCACGTCCACACCAATTCCCAATCCCCCACATATCCTCTGTACACCTCTCAAAACCCTGTTCAAACTTCTCCACCCCACACCCCCatcaacccaacccaacacccccacccccaccaaCCCACCCAATAAACCCACCCAATAAACATACCCACCCAACATCCAAACCCAATAACCCCCCAATAAACCCACAGATCAAACGCGCACAAACAATCGCCGCCGAACACGCCCGCCAACTGCAACACCGCGCACACGAGTCGCACAAGGCATCATCCATCGCCTCGAGCGGCGCTATTGCCTCTGTCGGTATTATCCAGCGCGATGgcagcggtggtggtggggaggggaaggagggTAAATAGTTTTGAAGCATTGTGGTTGTAGATCCGGTTTGATATAGATTCGACTTGACTTGA is a window from the Psilocybe cubensis strain MGC-MH-2018 chromosome 8, whole genome shotgun sequence genome containing:
- a CDS encoding NADH dehydrogenase [ubiquinone] iron-sulfur protein 5-B; its protein translation is MASGFGWGGGRSRCFTYWQEIQKCYAVADHPAECKAQGADYLECLDNRKEIKRAQTIAAEHARQLQHRAHESHKASSIASSGAIASVGIIQRDGSGGGGEGKEETGTDGEGNENGTESLTLRYPNTFSNGIVNAKCEM